From a single Silene latifolia isolate original U9 population chromosome 6, ASM4854445v1, whole genome shotgun sequence genomic region:
- the LOC141586984 gene encoding receptor-like protein 7, translating to MKVSVNYWLFWIPFIQLLTCISTQLASNICLDDQRSLLLQLRNSLNYTISEPNRLTTWNETPDCCQWKGVQCNSSSGHVIGLDLCGESISGTSDDFRALFRLGFLKSLNLANNSFNSRLFPTGFGQLTGLTYLNLSKAGFSGQIPIEISGLVNLVTLDLSSGSYWFGLSPLKLENPNLGGIIRNFSNLRGLYLSGVVISESGSEWCKALSNSVPNLQFLSLSSCNLSGGIDQSLAKLQFLSEIRLDQNNLANVVPDFIANFRNLTSLTLSSCLLNGTFPPKILQLPTLISLDLSYNSFLHGTLPEFPAGAPLQRLVLSFTNFSGRLPESVGHLSELQSIELQNCSFSGLIPSSFSNINQLEYVDLSFNNFLGPIPSFSSAKNLICLHLSNNKLSGTLASTKWSNLSNLTDVDVSANHLQGSIPMEIFSLPSLQMMQLSENRFNGTLGELPNMQSSILNTLDLSKNHLQGSLPTSLFGMKALKILKLSSNNFRGTLNLNLIRQLKNLSSLDLSFNSLSIEANATMAKVSSFPQLSTLKLASCNLRVLPDFLKNQSILQYLDLSINSIRGVMPKWIWGVGNGSLSYLNLSCNSFTGLEQPSSDISTINILDIHGNKIQGETPNLISPRMIYLDYSNNYFTSVSRNIGNVIPYVAYVSLSGNNISHDIPISLCNLTNLQVLDLSVNSLTGKIPQCVLRMTSTLDVLNLKENDLNGTLFNEFPKGCSLSTLSIGDNSLQGQIPRSLANCKQLEVLDIRENGFSGTFPDSLRNLSRLRVLVLRDNNFYGSISCPDNNITWPLLQIMDLSFNNFYGELKAQCFSIFKALMTVEPNSATSQLRVPVLPLNDVYYQDMVEVTSKGEQITLQKILTLYKGIDISSNNFHGAIPTAIGNLITLVFLNMSNNALTGPIPPSIGNLKMLEALDLSNNSLSGMIPTQIANLNFLSLLNLSYNQLTGEIPIGNQLQTFDSTTYIGNPTLCGPPLKLKCSSSSEPSETVSMQARKMSSESGLDWQLILIGAGFGTGVALVTSPLMFWKKGRKWHDKQVDKLVSVICSVCGSDQATLDDDIDQGIGHQLFAFTNSSFEGNMEGVENGTQFCLFCSKLDNSRRRVIHNSSCTCHKLRVIASAALSTCFSE from the coding sequence ATGAAAGTATCAGTTAATTATTGGCTATTTTGGATACCCTTTATCCAATTACTCACTTGCATCTCTACCCAGTTAGCTTCAAACATATGCCTTGATGATCAACGGTCATTGCTGTTACAACTTAGAAACAGCCTTAACTATACTATCTCCGAGCCCAACAGATTAACAACTTGGAATGAAACCCCAGATTGTTGTCAGTGGAAAGGTGTTCAATGCAACAGTTCATCAGGGCATGTTATTGGTCTTGATTTATGTGGCGAATCAATTTCCGGCACTTCTGATGATTTCCGTGCTTTGTTCAGACTTGGGTTCCTCAAAAGTCTGAATTTAGCAAACAATAGTTTCAACAGTCGACTATTTCCAACAGGGTTTGGTCAACTTACTGGCTTGACTTACCTGAATTTGTCCAAAGCTGGGTTTAGTGGTCAAATCCCGATAGAGATCTCGGGATTGGTTAACTTGGTCACTCTCGATCTTTCTAGTGGTTCTTACTGGTTTGGGTTATCTCCTCTGAAACTAGAAAACCCGAATCTAGGAGGGATAATCCGAAACTTCTCAAATCTCAGAGGATTGTATCTAAGTGGTGTGGTAATTTCGGAAAGTGGATCAGAATGGTGCAAGGCATTATCCAATTCAGTTCCTAATCTGCAATTTCTGAGCTTATCTAGCTGCAATCTTTCAGGTGGAATTGATCAATCCCTTGCAAAGTTACAATTCCTTTCAGAGATTCGGCTTGACCAGAACAATCTGGCAAATGTGGTACCTGATTTCATAGCCAACTTCAGAAATTTAACCTCGTTGACGCTAAGTAGCTGCCTGTTGAATGGAACATTTCCTCCGAAAATTCTGCAGTTGCCAACATTAATAAGCCTGGACTTATCATACAACAGTTTCCTCCATGGTACTCTGCCTGAATTTCCAGCAGGTGCGCCATTACAAAGGTTAGTGCTGAGCTTTACCAACTTTTCTGGGCGGTTGCCGGAATCTGTTGGGCATTTGTCGGAATTACAGAGCATCGAGTTACAGAACTGCAGTTTTAGTGGGTTGATCccatcttcattttctaatatcAACCAACTTGAGTATGTGGATTTATCCTTTAACAATTTTTTGGGTCCAATTCCCTCATTTTCATCAGCAAAGAATCTAATATGCCTGCATCTTAGTAACAATAAACTGTCCGGTACGCTTGCCTCAACAAAATGGTCAAATCTCTCAAATTTGACTGATGTTGACGTGAGTGCCAACCATTTGCAAGGAAGCATTCCCATGGAAATATTTTCCTTACCTTCACTTCAGATGATGCAACTATCAGAAAATAGATTCAATGGGACACTCGGAGAATTACCAAACATGCAATCATCGATTCTAAATACTTTGGATTTGAGCAAGAACCACCTACAAGGTTCGTTACCAACCTCATTGTTTGGAATGAAAGCTCTTAAAATTTTGAAACTTTCCTCCAACAATTTCAGGGGAACTCTCAACTTGAATTTGATACGACAGCTCAAGAACTTGTCTTCTCTTGATCTTTCATTTAACAGCCTGTCAATTGAAGCAAACGCTACAATGGCTAAGGTTTCCTCCTTTCCCCAGTTGAGCACTCTAAAACTTGCTTCATGCAATTTAAGAGTGTTGCCCGATTTTCTGAAAAACCAGTCCATTCTACAATATCTTGACCTCTCAATCAATAGCATTAGGGGAGTGATGCCAAAATGGATATGGGGTGTTGGTAATGGGTCTCTTTCCTACTTAAACCTTTCCTGCAATAGCTTTACAGGACTTGAACAGCCTTCTTCTGACATATCAACTATAAATATCCTCGATATTCATGGCAACAAGATTCAAGGAGAAACTCCGAATCTGATATCCCCAAGGATGATTTATTTGGATTACTCCAACAATTATTTCACTTCCGTCAGTCGTAACATTGGTAATGTCATTCCATATGTTGCTTATGTTTCTCTCTCAGGTAACAACATATCTCATGATATACCCATATCATTATGCAATCTCACTAACCTTCAAGTTCTGGATTTGTCAGTCAATTCTCTGACAGGCAAAATTCCTCAGTGTGTACTCAGAATGACTTCGACACTTGATGTGCTGAATCTGAAGGAAAATGACCTTAATGGCACCTTATTCAATGAATTTCCAAAAGGATGCAGTTTAAGTACTCTCAGCATTGGTGACAACTCTCTTCAAGGACAAATTCCAAGATCACTGGCCAACTGCAAGCAGTTAGAGGTGTTAGACATCAGAGAAAATGGTTTCAGTGGCACCTTCCCTGACTCGTTAAGGAACTTGTCTAGGTTACGGGTACTTGTTCTAAGAGACAACAACTTTTATGGGTCAATATCATGTCCAGATAACAACATAACCTGGCCATTGCTGCAAATCATGGACCTATCTTTCAATAACTTTTATGGTGAGCTAAAGGCTCAATGTTTCTCGATATTCAAAGCACTGATGACTGTGGAACCTAACTCAGCTACCAGTCAGTTGCGTGTCCCTGTGCTGCCACTTAATGATGTTTACTACCAAGATATGGTTGAAGTAACCTCAAAGGGTGAACAGATCACCCTGCAGAAGATCTTGACACTTTACAAAGGCATTGATATATCTAGCAATAATTTTCATGGGGCAATACCAACAGCCATTGGAAATTTGATTACACTAGTATTCCTTAACATGTCGAATAATGCCTTGACGGGTCCTATACCACCTTCGATTGGAAATCTGAAGATGCTCGAAGCATTAGACCTCTCAAATAACAGTCTCAGTGGTATGATTCCCACACAAATAGCGAACCTGAACTTCCTTTCACTGTTAAATTTGTCCTACAACCAATTAACAGGAGAAATCCCAATCGGCAATCAGCTTCAAACGTTTGATTCAACCACTTACATTGGAAATCCAACATTATGTGGGCCCCCATTAAAGTTGAAATGTTCATCTTCATCGGAACCCTCAGAAACAGTGTCAATGCAAGCAAGAAAGATGAGTAGTGAATCGGGACTTGATTGGCAGCTCATACTAATTGGAGCTGGATTCGGCACAGGGGTTGCTTTAGTCACATCCCCTCTTATGTTTTGGAAAAAAGGGAGGAAGTGGCACGACAAACAAGTGGATAAACTAGTTTCAGTCATTTGTTCCGTTTGTGGGAGCGATCAAGCTACTCTAGACGACGATATCGACCAAGGTATTGGGCATCAACTGTTTGCTTTCACAAATTCCAGTTTTGAGGGCAATATGGAAGGTGTAGAAAACGGCACCCAGTTTTGTTTGTTCTGCTCTAAGCTTGATAATAGCAGAAGGAGGGTAATTCACAATAGTAGCTGCACTTGTCATAAATTACGAGTCATAGCATCAGCAGCTCTGTCCACATGTTTTTCAGAGTAA